Proteins encoded together in one bacterium window:
- a CDS encoding nucleotide pyrophosphohydrolase — protein sequence MKNDTNTTLRELSELTQKFINERDWAKYHSPKDISASLSVEAGELLELFLWRSTEKIYTELEQNEKFKTQVKEELADILFCCLNFANLTNIDISQAFRDKLAKSALKYPTSQVNTVEKYFALKYKDK from the coding sequence ATGAAAAACGATACCAACACAACACTCCGAGAACTCAGCGAACTTACACAAAAATTCATCAACGAACGCGACTGGGCAAAGTACCACAGCCCAAAAGATATATCTGCCAGTTTAAGCGTTGAGGCTGGCGAACTTTTGGAATTATTTTTGTGGCGCTCAACCGAAAAAATTTATACAGAGCTTGAACAAAATGAAAAATTCAAAACTCAAGTTAAAGAAGAACTAGCCGATATTTTATTTTGCTGCCTAAATTTTGCGAACCTTACCAACATTGATATATCACAAGCATTTAGAGACAAACTCGCCAAGTCGGCACTCAAATATCCGACATCGCAAGTCAACACAGTTGAAAAATATTTTGCACTCAAATACAAGGATAAATGA
- the acs gene encoding acetate--CoA ligase: MMPARDDRLNRENFWEQQAEKLAWFKRWKRVLDWQEPYAHWFSGGTLNASYACVDVHIKNGLGNKVAYHCEDEQGNAVTWTYAELYKQVNQYAHALQKIGVSKNDIVMVYLPMIPQAIAAILAIARLGATHSVVFSGFSSHALKDRIDDTQAKFVITADAGVRRGKRIELKKIVDHAVSECSSIEKVLVIKRFEQEVFLQPGRDVVADDFFEENVFVEPVAVEANHPLFILYTSGTTGKPKGLMHSTGGYLTYARTTMEWAFDPDHTSVYWCTADIGWITGHSYVVYAPLLLGLTSVIHEGTLDYPDPSAWWRLVEKYRVSIFYTSPTAIRMCIKYGDQWPAACDLSSLKILGTVGEPINPDVWRWYHERIGAGRCPVIDTWWQTETGGFMIAPTAGLDLVALKPGSATVPLPTIAAEVVDTHGNPVPAGTKGYLVIKKPWPGMTIGVYNDPERFKEVYWSRFKGMYYTGDYARVDEDGYFWLLGRADEVVNIAGHRIGTAEIESAVVTLLMIAEAAAIGVHDELRGEAVVLFVILKNSGSESHDHVKQQITQVVREYIGAFVMLCGIYCVDKLPKTRSGKIMRRLLKAVVEGSPVGDVSTLEDGASLEEAKQAYLQLQTIINKTIAT, from the coding sequence ATGATGCCCGCTCGTGATGATCGATTAAATAGAGAAAATTTTTGGGAACAACAAGCTGAAAAGTTAGCATGGTTTAAGCGTTGGAAGAGGGTTCTTGATTGGCAAGAACCGTACGCGCATTGGTTTTCTGGCGGCACGCTCAACGCGTCGTACGCTTGCGTTGACGTGCATATCAAAAATGGTCTTGGTAATAAAGTTGCCTACCATTGTGAAGACGAGCAAGGAAATGCTGTTACTTGGACCTATGCCGAGTTGTATAAACAAGTTAATCAGTATGCGCATGCGTTGCAAAAAATTGGCGTGAGCAAAAATGATATTGTGATGGTCTACCTGCCAATGATTCCGCAAGCGATTGCAGCCATTTTGGCAATCGCACGCCTTGGTGCTACGCATTCGGTGGTGTTTTCAGGTTTTAGTAGTCATGCGCTCAAAGATCGAATTGATGATACGCAAGCAAAATTTGTTATCACCGCTGATGCGGGTGTTCGTCGTGGGAAAAGAATTGAACTTAAAAAAATTGTCGATCATGCCGTGAGCGAATGTTCTTCAATTGAAAAAGTGTTGGTGATAAAACGCTTTGAACAAGAAGTTTTTTTACAACCAGGTCGTGATGTTGTTGCGGATGATTTTTTTGAAGAGAATGTTTTTGTTGAACCGGTTGCGGTTGAAGCAAATCATCCGTTGTTTATATTGTACACGTCAGGAACTACGGGAAAACCAAAAGGCTTAATGCATTCAACTGGCGGCTACTTGACGTACGCACGAACGACGATGGAGTGGGCGTTTGATCCAGATCATACGTCGGTTTATTGGTGTACGGCAGACATTGGCTGGATTACTGGTCATTCGTATGTTGTCTATGCACCATTATTGCTTGGACTTACCTCCGTCATTCATGAAGGCACGTTGGACTATCCAGATCCATCGGCATGGTGGCGTTTGGTTGAAAAATATCGTGTTTCAATTTTTTACACGTCTCCAACTGCTATTCGCATGTGCATAAAGTATGGTGATCAATGGCCGGCAGCGTGCGATCTTTCAAGTTTAAAAATATTGGGAACCGTTGGGGAGCCAATCAATCCTGACGTGTGGCGCTGGTATCATGAACGCATTGGTGCCGGGCGTTGTCCAGTGATTGATACCTGGTGGCAAACAGAAACTGGTGGCTTTATGATTGCGCCAACCGCGGGCCTTGATTTGGTAGCGCTCAAACCTGGTTCTGCAACCGTGCCACTGCCAACCATAGCTGCAGAAGTTGTTGATACGCATGGCAATCCAGTGCCGGCAGGAACCAAGGGATATTTAGTTATCAAAAAACCATGGCCCGGTATGACGATTGGTGTGTACAATGATCCAGAGCGATTTAAAGAAGTTTATTGGAGTCGCTTTAAGGGCATGTATTATACCGGCGATTATGCGCGCGTTGATGAAGACGGTTATTTTTGGTTACTTGGTCGAGCTGACGAAGTAGTTAACATTGCAGGGCATCGCATTGGTACGGCAGAAATAGAAAGTGCTGTGGTAACGTTGCTGATGATTGCAGAAGCGGCAGCGATTGGCGTGCACGATGAATTGCGCGGTGAGGCGGTGGTGTTGTTTGTTATTTTGAAAAATAGTGGTAGTGAATCTCACGATCATGTCAAACAACAGATTACCCAGGTAGTGCGTGAGTACATTGGTGCTTTTGTGATGTTGTGTGGCATTTATTGTGTTGATAAATTGCCTAAAACACGTTCAGGAAAAATTATGCGTCGCTTGCTTAAGGCGGTTGTTGAAGGATCGCCGGTTGGTGATGTGAGTACGCTTGAAGATGGCGCGTCGCTTGAAGAAGCGAAACAAGCGTATTTGCAATTGCAAACAATAATTAACAAGACAATAGCGACATAA
- a CDS encoding ankyrin repeat domain-containing protein: MKKISLLLCALSLILSSAHSVTTRSQARKIRAVFLNYGIKLCQENETKEVINLLETNTPTPSELSTFMAACTQQGNVQCLSVLLAQPEVSHALKIDGEPLLNALYWWNHNKNNCACVKLLLQSGANANPATAYKNTALHLASKRGCLKCIERLIKSGADIFAENFEKETPIEIFYNNYKEFFNEGTIDPINLFISMVPKSHDEDTSEDEDTSEFVNIVTESHS; the protein is encoded by the coding sequence ATGAAGAAAATAAGCTTATTGTTGTGCGCACTCTCGCTCATACTTTCGTCAGCACACAGCGTTACCACGCGATCGCAAGCAAGAAAAATAAGAGCCGTTTTTTTAAACTATGGCATTAAGTTATGCCAAGAAAATGAAACAAAAGAAGTCATAAACTTACTTGAAACAAATACGCCAACACCAAGCGAGCTCAGCACATTTATGGCCGCATGCACTCAGCAAGGAAACGTACAGTGCTTGAGCGTCCTTCTCGCTCAACCTGAAGTATCGCATGCCCTTAAAATTGATGGAGAACCATTGCTCAACGCACTTTATTGGTGGAATCATAATAAAAATAACTGTGCATGCGTTAAACTTTTATTGCAATCCGGTGCAAACGCCAACCCTGCCACTGCATACAAAAATACCGCTCTTCATCTTGCCAGCAAAAGAGGTTGCCTTAAGTGCATTGAAAGACTCATCAAATCTGGCGCTGATATATTTGCAGAAAATTTTGAAAAAGAAACTCCCATAGAAATTTTTTACAACAATTACAAAGAATTTTTTAATGAAGGCACGATCGACCCGATTAATTTATTTATTAGTATGGTACCTAAATCTCACGATGAAGACACGTCAGAAGATGAAGACACCTCGGAATTTGTTAACATAGTCACCGAATCTCACTCTTAA
- a CDS encoding N-acetylmuramoyl-L-alanine amidase: MIKPTHQALLLLFILTLTVPANPRTVIMFDPAGDSHELGRKLAQGYERGATLTLAEKLHHELSQEPGLYPLLSRQPGEQCLPLQAASFANRLQTNLFVRLHCYHELTAKPRMYIYYKLHNPLTDLAPRPTVNDRTFTPLSQAHLPNLRLSIKRAESIKETLSSTDYQQLFDCYGPSGRPLKALTGIQPSALVIEIGLSGSTKLESLVQPLKNAILNALLVV; this comes from the coding sequence ATGATAAAACCAACCCACCAAGCCCTTTTATTATTGTTCATATTGACACTGACCGTGCCGGCCAACCCGCGCACGGTCATCATGTTTGATCCAGCCGGGGACTCGCATGAGCTGGGCCGCAAACTTGCGCAAGGTTATGAGCGCGGCGCAACGCTCACGCTGGCCGAAAAATTGCACCACGAGCTCTCGCAAGAACCAGGACTTTATCCGCTATTAAGCCGCCAACCAGGCGAGCAATGCCTCCCGCTACAGGCAGCATCTTTTGCCAACCGGCTTCAGACAAACCTGTTTGTGCGCTTGCATTGTTACCACGAGCTCACGGCAAAGCCGCGCATGTACATTTACTACAAGCTTCATAACCCTCTCACCGACCTTGCCCCCCGCCCGACCGTAAACGATCGTACGTTTACCCCCCTTTCCCAAGCCCATCTACCTAACCTGCGCCTCTCGATCAAGCGAGCTGAAAGCATAAAAGAGACACTATCAAGCACCGACTACCAACAACTTTTCGATTGTTATGGCCCCTCTGGTCGACCGCTTAAGGCATTAACCGGCATCCAGCCAAGCGCTCTGGTTATTGAAATTGGCCTGAGTGGATCAACCAAATTAGAAAGTCTAGTTCAACCCCTCAAAAATGCCATACTCAACGCCCTGCTCGTTGTATAA
- a CDS encoding NfeD family protein, translating into MIFLDSLVVFFEQLLYPHFSSFTTPEALISLGWFVLGIFVLIIEINMPGLFYCIALACGCFTASVLALLDYSLFSQCLVALGITTLAFASLRSYFGAPAQPTLPTNSEALINKHGIVVKTIETHTAGRVKINGEEWPALSANHTIILQKGTSVRIIGIKGNKVIVKTD; encoded by the coding sequence ATGATCTTTTTAGATTCACTCGTTGTTTTTTTCGAACAACTCCTTTACCCCCATTTTTCATCATTCACAACGCCTGAAGCCCTCATCAGCCTGGGGTGGTTTGTTCTTGGCATCTTTGTGCTCATTATTGAAATCAACATGCCGGGGCTTTTTTATTGCATCGCTTTGGCTTGTGGCTGTTTTACTGCGAGCGTGTTAGCACTGCTTGACTACAGCCTTTTTTCCCAGTGCCTTGTAGCGCTGGGCATTACAACACTCGCTTTTGCCAGCCTGCGCTCCTACTTTGGCGCACCAGCACAACCAACATTGCCCACCAACAGCGAAGCATTAATCAATAAACATGGAATTGTTGTAAAAACCATTGAGACCCATACCGCAGGCCGTGTAAAAATTAACGGTGAAGAATGGCCAGCATTAAGCGCCAACCACACGATCATTTTACAAAAAGGAACCTCAGTTCGCATTATTGGCATCAAAGGCAATAAAGTTATTGTCAAAACAGATTAA
- a CDS encoding SPFH/Band 7/PHB domain protein, whose amino-acid sequence MIFLIFFGILFLFLAFLLIKATYVVKQAEVVIIERFGSFQRVLKPGLNFVMPFADKPRQVLWTFIQEEARSGKMYRFSRYIERIDLRESVYDFPKQNVITKDNVTMEINALLYFQITDPIAATYEIDNLPQGIEKLTQTTLRNIIGSLDLDESLTSRDMINEKLTLILDEATDKWGVKVNRVELQEVNPPRDIRDAMEKQMRAERDRRAHILEAEGFKTAAVLEAEGKKSAAILEAEGVQMSQVMRAKGESDARRLLAQGEADAIKLVRDAIPNQDPLPYMTAINYIKVLPEMMKDKNGKLIVIPYEASAVMGSLSGIKTLFKDLDKS is encoded by the coding sequence ATGATTTTTCTCATTTTTTTCGGCATTCTCTTTTTGTTCTTGGCTTTTTTGCTGATCAAAGCAACGTACGTTGTCAAACAAGCTGAAGTTGTAATCATCGAACGCTTTGGTAGTTTTCAACGTGTTTTAAAGCCAGGCCTCAATTTTGTTATGCCATTTGCAGACAAACCCCGCCAAGTATTGTGGACATTTATTCAAGAAGAAGCACGCAGCGGAAAAATGTATCGATTCTCTCGCTATATTGAACGTATTGATTTGCGCGAAAGCGTTTACGATTTTCCAAAACAAAACGTTATTACCAAAGACAACGTTACCATGGAAATTAACGCCCTGCTTTATTTCCAAATTACCGATCCAATAGCTGCAACGTACGAAATAGACAACTTGCCACAAGGTATTGAAAAACTCACCCAGACAACCTTACGTAACATTATAGGCTCATTGGATCTTGATGAATCGCTCACTTCACGCGATATGATCAACGAAAAACTTACGCTCATTCTTGATGAAGCAACCGATAAATGGGGCGTTAAAGTTAATCGCGTTGAGCTCCAAGAAGTCAACCCACCACGCGATATTAGAGATGCGATGGAAAAACAAATGCGAGCAGAACGTGATCGCCGTGCCCACATTTTAGAAGCTGAAGGTTTTAAAACAGCTGCGGTTCTGGAAGCTGAAGGTAAAAAGAGTGCGGCCATCTTAGAAGCTGAAGGCGTGCAAATGTCTCAAGTCATGCGCGCAAAAGGTGAGTCTGATGCTCGTCGCTTGCTGGCGCAAGGTGAAGCAGATGCTATAAAATTGGTGCGAGATGCAATTCCAAACCAAGACCCACTGCCATACATGACCGCCATCAATTACATCAAGGTATTACCAGAAATGATGAAAGATAAAAATGGCAAACTCATTGTAATTCCGTATGAAGCAAGTGCTGTTATGGGTTCATTAAGTGGCATTAAAACACTTTTTAAGGACCTTGATAAATCTTAA
- the uvrC gene encoding excinuclease ABC subunit C: MKEKNQLLDQIKRLPQTSGVYFFKDALDDIVYIGKAKNLRSRVGSYVSAHADFRAHAIVESSCALDFVATDTELEAMLLEAKLIQSHKPKHNIMYKTGQPFLYLMISSGDLPRLSMVRQKKAKGTYFGPFIEKGPVRRVFDFLMKTFRLKLCGKKIANGCLYYHLGMCAGSCRADFDQEAYKARLELAKKALVQGHKKFFTYLEKQIKDYSANREFEKARELHGYQQAFERVFMTLDVKPTRVEIVGLKHVWILSLDNLVLFFFVERDGVLQKKRLFYLPFFSEKDAQLEIVIEYFLSYYRMMPPASTILTNIDIPKHERTLLEKFLETWHEREGDISISKPTQDHHAGIVRMALIHVEEELKKHATLGKELKRLLKLPLEPRTIDCFDISHKQGTFMVGACVRFKDGQPDKDNFRRFKIKTVHGQDDYACLREIVSRRYHNVAELPDLIVIDGGKGQLSAVEHLFPQTEFVSLAKREETVFSKRFPHGLMLDQKTHAAQLLIGLRDYVHHFAITYHRSLATIF; the protein is encoded by the coding sequence ATGAAAGAAAAAAATCAATTGCTCGACCAGATAAAACGCCTACCACAAACGTCGGGCGTCTATTTTTTTAAAGATGCCTTAGATGATATTGTTTACATTGGCAAAGCAAAAAATTTGCGTTCGCGTGTGGGGAGTTATGTGAGTGCTCATGCAGATTTTCGCGCGCATGCCATTGTAGAATCCAGCTGTGCGCTTGATTTTGTGGCGACCGATACTGAGCTTGAGGCAATGCTGCTTGAAGCAAAGCTGATTCAGAGCCACAAGCCAAAGCACAATATCATGTACAAAACGGGGCAGCCTTTTTTGTATTTGATGATTTCATCGGGCGATTTGCCGCGGCTTTCTATGGTACGGCAAAAAAAAGCCAAGGGCACTTATTTTGGTCCATTTATTGAAAAGGGCCCCGTGCGTCGCGTTTTTGATTTTTTGATGAAAACATTTCGCTTAAAATTGTGTGGCAAAAAAATTGCGAATGGCTGTTTGTATTACCATCTTGGTATGTGTGCGGGTTCGTGTCGTGCAGATTTTGATCAAGAAGCTTACAAAGCTCGGCTTGAGTTAGCGAAAAAGGCCTTAGTACAAGGCCATAAAAAGTTTTTTACTTATCTTGAAAAACAGATAAAAGATTATAGTGCCAACCGTGAATTTGAAAAAGCGCGTGAGTTGCACGGGTATCAGCAGGCATTTGAGCGTGTTTTTATGACGCTTGATGTGAAACCAACTCGGGTTGAAATAGTTGGCCTTAAGCATGTTTGGATACTATCGCTTGATAATCTCGTGCTTTTTTTCTTTGTTGAGCGTGATGGCGTGTTGCAAAAAAAACGACTTTTTTATTTACCATTTTTTAGCGAAAAAGATGCGCAGCTTGAGATTGTTATAGAATATTTTTTAAGTTACTATCGCATGATGCCGCCCGCTTCAACTATTTTAACGAACATTGATATTCCCAAACATGAGCGCACATTGCTTGAAAAGTTTTTAGAAACCTGGCATGAGCGAGAGGGTGATATTTCGATCAGCAAGCCAACGCAAGATCATCACGCGGGTATTGTGCGCATGGCGCTCATTCATGTCGAAGAAGAGCTTAAAAAACATGCAACTTTGGGTAAAGAGCTTAAGCGGTTACTTAAGCTGCCTCTCGAGCCGCGTACTATCGATTGTTTTGATATTTCGCACAAACAAGGAACGTTTATGGTTGGGGCCTGCGTGCGATTTAAAGATGGGCAGCCCGACAAAGATAACTTTAGACGTTTTAAAATCAAAACCGTGCACGGGCAAGATGATTATGCCTGCTTGCGTGAAATTGTGTCGCGGCGTTATCACAACGTTGCCGAGCTACCTGACCTGATCGTTATTGATGGCGGCAAGGGGCAACTGAGTGCCGTAGAACACTTATTTCCTCAAACCGAATTTGTCAGCCTTGCAAAACGCGAAGAAACCGTTTTTTCAAAACGATTTCCCCACGGGTTAATGCTTGATCAAAAAACGCATGCTGCCCAATTGCTGATAGGTTTGCGTGATTACGTTCATCATTTTGCCATTACGTATCATCGTTCATTGGCAACTATTTTTTAA
- a CDS encoding M23 family metallopeptidase produces the protein MFHKLKIPLLVIFIGGTSFWFGNKMYFYYTHESAPVVSLSGITQDGTYQGVVACSIFANNDYKISSIAPFLDGQPYNLNTNTNVRSRTFTLPFSLDTTQLADGKHSFEIQAQDSSYHANKANHHWDFYVDNVPLKADFLRPSYKVEQGKTMHVSIQANKILAKASLSFLGKTFNCYQSSPTNTTYECFIGIDCEEHPVEQMLVADLEDAAQNSIKLTAKAEVAAFPFPRQKNGFSVNSKKLEHEKEISMNTKILEEAVGKWSQDSAKQKMWNSPFEMPTQIRRISTPFGEVRVTPERGRYLHKGLDLVNDPKSVVWASQNGKVIIKERYLMTGNTMVIDHGLGVTTLYAHLEEFMGDLEVGDFVKKGNPIGKIGMTGYASGYHLHWELRVNNTPVDPTEWTQNIY, from the coding sequence ATGTTCCACAAACTTAAAATTCCATTGCTCGTTATTTTTATTGGTGGTACCAGCTTTTGGTTCGGCAATAAAATGTATTTTTATTACACGCACGAAAGCGCACCTGTCGTCAGTTTGAGCGGCATTACTCAAGACGGAACGTATCAGGGTGTTGTTGCCTGTTCAATCTTTGCCAATAACGATTATAAAATTAGCTCTATCGCCCCATTTTTAGATGGCCAACCTTATAATTTGAATACCAATACCAACGTCCGCAGCCGTACTTTTACGCTACCATTTTCTCTCGATACAACACAATTGGCAGATGGTAAACACAGCTTTGAAATACAGGCACAAGATTCAAGCTATCACGCCAACAAAGCAAATCATCATTGGGATTTTTATGTGGACAACGTACCGCTTAAAGCTGACTTTTTACGTCCAAGTTATAAAGTTGAGCAAGGCAAGACGATGCACGTCAGCATTCAAGCAAATAAAATTTTAGCAAAAGCATCTCTCTCCTTTTTGGGTAAAACGTTCAACTGCTACCAAAGTTCACCAACCAACACAACATACGAATGCTTTATTGGCATCGATTGTGAAGAACATCCAGTGGAACAAATGCTGGTCGCCGACCTTGAAGATGCTGCACAAAACAGTATCAAACTGACCGCCAAGGCAGAAGTAGCCGCCTTCCCATTTCCACGCCAAAAGAACGGCTTTTCAGTCAACAGCAAAAAGCTTGAGCATGAAAAAGAAATCAGCATGAATACCAAAATTTTGGAAGAAGCGGTTGGCAAGTGGTCACAAGATTCTGCCAAGCAAAAAATGTGGAATAGCCCATTTGAAATGCCAACACAAATTCGTCGCATTTCCACGCCATTTGGCGAAGTGCGCGTAACGCCTGAACGCGGCCGCTACCTCCACAAAGGACTTGATTTGGTTAATGATCCCAAGAGCGTTGTGTGGGCAAGCCAAAACGGCAAAGTGATTATTAAAGAACGTTATTTGATGACCGGCAACACGATGGTTATCGACCATGGCCTTGGCGTCACCACGTTGTACGCACATCTTGAAGAATTTATGGGCGACCTTGAAGTCGGCGATTTTGTTAAAAAGGGCAATCCAATTGGCAAGATTGGTATGACTGGTTATGCCAGCGGCTACCATCTGCATTGGGAACTGCGCGTTAACAACACGCCGGTTGATCCAACTGAGTGGACACAAAATATTTATTAA
- a CDS encoding ankyrin repeat domain-containing protein, with the protein MQTKFLGSLFVALAFATTATLAANPLHEAAKNGDKASIRRFLADTNCNIEDRDDFGRTPLILAAEYGHLNCIKILTSCGADIKKNGTTALHAAAKNGHTSCVDYLKAKITADCAAKNPYGNTPQELDGEYLFGYESYLFDDEAF; encoded by the coding sequence ATGCAAACAAAATTTTTAGGATCATTGTTCGTTGCCTTGGCTTTTGCTACCACCGCAACACTAGCAGCCAATCCGCTACATGAAGCAGCTAAAAATGGCGACAAGGCGAGTATAAGAAGATTTTTGGCAGACACAAATTGCAATATTGAAGATCGAGATGATTTCGGCAGGACGCCACTTATTTTGGCTGCTGAGTATGGCCATTTGAATTGTATCAAAATACTTACATCTTGTGGTGCTGATATTAAAAAAAATGGCACAACAGCTCTGCATGCAGCTGCTAAAAATGGCCATACTAGCTGCGTAGATTATTTGAAAGCTAAAATTACAGCTGATTGTGCAGCAAAAAATCCATATGGCAACACACCACAAGAGCTAGATGGAGAGTATCTTTTTGGTTATGAAAGCTATCTTTTTGACGATGAAGCATTTTAA
- a CDS encoding type II/IV secretion system protein: MVGNEREEHGAYVLLDAEQKLKQGIVSDHVVDSVDTLLCKAIAMGASDVHLQPDNSVLRVRLRVDGFLHDHETFDHELMPQVLSRVKILAALDIAEKRVPQDGKFKVILDQPDAQPIDLRVATFPSIYGEKIVVRILDRTTNILALESLGMRPDIFKALAAIVDHPQGFFLVTGPTGSGKTTTLYALLSRLNSTERNIVTMEDPVEYDLPGITQSQVNSKTGFDFENGLRSMLRQDPDVIMIGEIRDKQTVQIAVQSALTGHLVLSTLHTNDAAGAVTRLLDMQVEPFLINATLTGVLSQRLVRSLCRACKEEVPLSDDEKKIMEAYNIDVNTRFKAVGCKQCFNVGHKGRSGIFELILLNDSIRDLVLKKASADLIRHQGLRDNMPSLLHDGLLKVAAGIISLEELLSVVNE, translated from the coding sequence ATGGTTGGGAATGAACGAGAAGAACACGGAGCTTACGTTTTGCTTGATGCCGAACAAAAGCTCAAGCAAGGCATCGTGAGCGATCACGTTGTTGATAGTGTTGATACCTTGTTGTGTAAGGCTATTGCCATGGGTGCTTCTGATGTTCATTTGCAGCCGGACAATAGTGTTTTGCGTGTTCGTTTGCGTGTTGATGGTTTTTTGCACGATCACGAAACGTTTGATCACGAGCTTATGCCGCAAGTTCTTTCACGCGTTAAAATCTTGGCTGCTCTTGATATTGCAGAAAAGCGTGTGCCGCAGGATGGCAAATTTAAAGTTATACTCGACCAGCCAGATGCTCAACCAATTGATTTGCGCGTTGCCACCTTTCCATCAATTTATGGAGAAAAAATTGTTGTGCGAATTCTTGATCGCACGACAAATATTCTAGCCCTTGAATCTTTGGGCATGCGTCCTGATATTTTTAAAGCGCTGGCGGCCATAGTTGACCATCCACAAGGTTTTTTTTTAGTGACGGGCCCAACTGGCTCGGGCAAGACAACAACGCTCTACGCCCTGCTGTCGCGTTTAAATAGCACTGAGCGTAATATTGTTACCATGGAAGATCCTGTTGAATACGATTTGCCTGGCATTACGCAAAGCCAAGTTAATAGTAAGACCGGTTTTGATTTTGAAAATGGCTTGCGCTCGATGTTGCGCCAAGATCCGGATGTTATCATGATCGGCGAAATTCGCGACAAACAAACCGTGCAAATTGCGGTGCAGTCTGCGTTAACGGGCCATTTGGTACTGAGCACGTTGCACACCAACGATGCGGCCGGTGCGGTAACGCGGTTGTTGGATATGCAGGTTGAGCCATTTTTAATTAATGCGACCTTGACCGGCGTTCTTTCTCAGCGCTTAGTGCGCAGTTTATGCAGAGCCTGCAAAGAAGAAGTGCCGCTTTCTGATGATGAGAAAAAAATTATGGAAGCGTATAATATCGACGTTAATACCCGCTTTAAAGCTGTTGGTTGCAAACAATGTTTTAATGTTGGGCACAAAGGTCGATCGGGTATTTTTGAGTTAATTTTATTAAATGACAGCATTCGCGACCTGGTTCTCAAAAAAGCTTCTGCCGATCTTATTCGGCATCAAGGCTTGCGTGATAACATGCCTTCGCTTTTGCATGATGGCCTGCTTAAAGTTGCTGCTGGCATTATCAGTCTTGAAGAACTTTTAAGTGTGGTTAACGAATAA
- a CDS encoding FUN14 domain-containing protein — MDTLSYYTETIRTYWQTFDFKQWSENMAGSSAEALQAAVFFGGAFAVGFLFKKYFKFLFGSLFMAFIIIKVLEHNALITIDWAGVNALVGLEPTADLTTISSIIFAWIKANIILFVSGSVGFLIGYKIS, encoded by the coding sequence ATGGATACGTTATCTTATTATACCGAAACAATCAGAACTTATTGGCAAACGTTTGATTTTAAGCAATGGTCAGAAAATATGGCGGGTTCGTCTGCAGAGGCTTTGCAAGCGGCGGTATTTTTTGGTGGGGCCTTTGCGGTAGGATTTTTGTTTAAGAAATACTTTAAGTTTCTTTTTGGATCGCTGTTCATGGCGTTCATAATCATCAAAGTTTTGGAGCACAATGCATTAATCACCATTGATTGGGCGGGTGTTAATGCGCTTGTCGGTCTTGAACCAACCGCCGATCTTACGACTATCTCATCAATAATTTTTGCATGGATCAAGGCTAACATCATTCTTTTCGTTTCTGGTAGCGTAGGATTTTTGATTGGCTATAAAATTAGCTAA
- a CDS encoding HU family DNA-binding protein — protein MNKAELIEFMSKDTKLAKTTCKDALESILRGIESTLKKSKSVVITGFGTFSVLKRKERTGINPATGKKMKIAGKKVPKFKAGKKLKDIVKGG, from the coding sequence ATGAATAAAGCTGAATTAATTGAATTTATGTCAAAAGACACTAAGCTTGCCAAGACGACATGCAAAGATGCACTTGAATCAATATTGAGAGGTATTGAATCAACTCTTAAGAAAAGCAAATCAGTTGTTATCACAGGTTTTGGTACATTCTCAGTTCTTAAAAGAAAAGAACGTACCGGTATTAACCCTGCAACTGGTAAGAAAATGAAAATTGCTGGCAAAAAAGTGCCTAAATTTAAAGCAGGTAAAAAACTTAAAGACATAGTTAAAGGTGGCTGA